Genomic DNA from Haloplanus sp. HW8-1:
CGCCGGGGTACGCCGTCACGTACGACAGTTCGACGGGGCTGAGTGCGTCCACGTCGTACACGTCGATCCCGGAGTTTCGGAGTTCCTCCTCCAGTTCTGATTCGTCCATGGGACTCTCCTCGTACTCTGCGATCAAAACCCTTGTCGGATCCGGGAACGCGTCGCTCGCCGGTCGAAAGACGAAAGGGAGGGGCCGTGATCGATGGCCGGTCAGTCCCCGCCGGGCTTTGGACCGAGACCGTTGCCGTCGATCATCGGGATCCTCGTCGCCTCGGACCCACGTTCGGGGTGGGACCGGTCCCGCCGACCGTCGGTCGTCGGGCCGGTTCCGGATCGCGGCTGAAGCGGGATGATCGGCTCGATGGTGGTCGTCGAACGGTTCTTCAGGGTCGTGCGTCGGGACGTGCTCATTGGGTGGGTCGTATGCTGGGTCGGTTGCCGGGCTGGGCTGGCTCGTGGGACCGAGGTCAGCATACGAGTGCGACGCGTTGCATCGTGAACTCACCATTGCGCCCATCCATAATAAACCTTCATGACTGTCACCCGGGAATGGATGCGTCACACGATGACGACTCACACGGTGTCGGCAGGCGGGCGTTACGACGGTCCCGCTCCGACCGACCGCAGATATCCGTCGACCTTCGGGCGATCCGACGTGCGAACGCCGGGTCGTTGACGTGTCTCGCCATCTCGAACCACTCAACGCCGTCGCCGATGCCGTCGCGCAGCGCCTCGAACAGGGCGGCGTCGGCCGCCGGATCGCGGAACGGCCCGTCGGCCACGGCGAGTTCGGAGGTCCCCTCAAGCGGGAGTGCGAGCGCCGTCGGCCCCGTCGCCGCGGTGAGCTTTTCGGCGATGTCGGCGCCGATGGCGCTGGCCTCCGCGGCCGTCGTGCGGACCATCGTCACCACCGTCGCGGCCGGACGTGTCCGGGTCGAACGCCGCCTCGCCCAAGACGCCGGTATCGGCGTCGTGTGGCTCGCCCCTCGCGTCCGCGACGACGTCCCTAGCGAACGCGATTTCCTCCCCTTTCGTGTCCAGCGTGCCGACGATGACGATACTCATTGGTCGGTTCGGCTACGACCGACTCGGTGCCCCGGGAGTAACAGACGGTGGGGCTCGTTCCCCGAATTTCAGATCCGAAGTTCGGGTGCCAAGGCTTATTTAACGACCCGCGCCACTGAGGGACGAATGAATTCGATCGACTCGGCGCGAGCGGATGGTGGTGTGAGCGATGTGGTCAAGCGCCGTGCCCTCGCCGCCGGGCCGGTCGGCATCGCCATCACCGACTCGACAGCCGGGGACGCCCCTATCGTCTACGCCAACGACGCGTTCTACCGTCTCACCGGTTACGGGCCGGAGACGGTCCTTGGCAACGACTATCGGTTCCTCAGGGGACCCGAGACCGACCCCGACCGGGTCGCGGACCTTCGCGCCGCCGTCGAGGCGGAAGAGGCCGTTTCGGTGGTGCTCCGACACTACCGACGTGACGGAACGCCCTTCTGGGACCACGTCGAACTCACGCCCATCACCGACGACGACGGCTCGGTCACCCACTTCGTCTCGTTCCACCACGACGAGACCGACCTGAAGGAGCGCGAGCGGGCGCTCGCGGAACGGCAGCAACGGTTCGAAACGCTCCACGACGCGAGCCGCAGGCTCATGGACGCCACGTCGAAGGGCGAGGCGGCCCGGATCACGGCCGACGCGGCGAAACACACGCTCGGCTACCCGATCACCACGTTACGGTTCGCCGACGAGGCCGACGGGATGTTGCGTACCGCCGTCGCCAC
This window encodes:
- a CDS encoding Tm-1-like ATP-binding domain-containing protein, which gives rise to MSIVIVGTLDTKGEEIAFARDVVADARGEPHDADTGVLGEAAFDPDTSGRDGGDDGPHDGRGGQRHRRRHRRKAHRGDGADGARTPA
- a CDS encoding Tm-1-like ATP-binding domain-containing protein — its product is MVRTTAAEASAIGADIAEKLTAATGPTALALPLEGTSELAVADGPFRDPAADAALFEALRDGIGDGVEWFEMARHVNDPAFARRIARRSTDICGRSERDRRNARLPTPCESSSCDASIPG